Proteins from a single region of Streptomyces glaucescens:
- a CDS encoding antibiotic biosynthesis monooxygenase family protein, with translation MATISPSPDLFTLVNVFGVAPEKQRELRDHLVQVTEDLIRHMPGFVSATFHLSRDGEQVVNYAQWRSEADFRAMHADPRLQPHFDYCRSVSRPKPIFCEVTHSFGATSPEGA, from the coding sequence ATGGCGACCATCTCCCCCTCGCCGGACCTGTTCACCCTCGTCAACGTCTTCGGCGTCGCCCCCGAGAAGCAGCGGGAACTGCGCGACCACCTGGTGCAGGTGACCGAGGACCTGATCCGGCACATGCCGGGTTTCGTCTCCGCGACCTTCCACCTCAGCCGCGACGGCGAACAGGTCGTCAACTACGCACAGTGGCGGTCGGAGGCCGACTTCCGCGCCATGCACGCCGACCCGCGGCTGCAGCCCCACTTCGACTACTGCCGGTCCGTGTCCCGGCCGAAGCCGATCTTCTGCGAGGTCACCCACTCCTTCGGCGCCACGTCACCGGAGGGAGCGTGA
- a CDS encoding TcmI family type II polyketide cyclase: protein MAYRALMVLRMDPADAEHVAAAFAEHDTTELPLEIGVRRRVLFRFHDLYMHLIEADDDIMERLYQARSHPLFQEVNERVGQYLTPYAQDWEELKDSKAEVFYSWTAPDS from the coding sequence ATGGCCTACCGGGCACTGATGGTCCTGCGCATGGACCCGGCGGACGCGGAGCACGTGGCAGCCGCCTTCGCCGAGCACGACACGACCGAACTGCCGCTGGAGATCGGGGTGCGACGGCGGGTCCTGTTCCGCTTCCACGATCTGTACATGCACCTCATCGAGGCCGACGACGACATCATGGAGCGGCTCTACCAGGCGCGCAGCCACCCGCTGTTCCAGGAGGTCAACGAGCGCGTGGGGCAGTACCTCACGCCGTACGCGCAGGACTGGGAGGAGCTGAAGGACTCCAAGGCGGAGGTCTTCTACAGCT